In Pseudomonas deceptionensis, a single window of DNA contains:
- the nuoH gene encoding NADH-quinone oxidoreductase subunit NuoH, with protein sequence MTWFTPEVIDVIISVLKAVVILLAVVVCGALLSWVERRLLALWQDRYGPNRVGPFGAFQIAADMIKMFFKEDWTPPFADKVIFTLAPVVAMSALLIAFAIIPITPTWGVADLNVGILFFFAMAGLSVYAVLFAGWSSNNKFALLGALRASAQTVSYEVFMGLALMGIVVQVGSFNMRDIVEYQAQNLWFIIPQIFGFLTFFIAGVAVTHRHPFDQPEAEQELADGYHIEYAGMKWGMFFVGEYIGIVLISALLVTLFFGGWHGPFGILPQIPFIWFALKTAFFIMIFILLRASIPRPRYDQVMDFSWKFCLPLTLINLLVTAAVVLLNTPAGAVQ encoded by the coding sequence ATGACCTGGTTTACGCCTGAAGTGATCGACGTGATTATCTCGGTGCTCAAAGCCGTGGTGATCCTGCTCGCCGTAGTCGTTTGCGGCGCGCTGCTCAGCTGGGTAGAGCGTCGCCTGCTGGCCTTGTGGCAAGACCGTTACGGTCCGAACCGCGTTGGCCCGTTCGGCGCGTTCCAGATCGCAGCCGACATGATCAAGATGTTCTTCAAGGAAGACTGGACGCCACCGTTTGCCGACAAGGTGATCTTCACCCTGGCACCGGTTGTGGCCATGAGCGCCTTGCTAATCGCCTTCGCGATTATCCCGATCACCCCGACCTGGGGCGTGGCGGATCTGAACGTCGGTATCCTGTTCTTCTTCGCCATGGCCGGTCTGTCGGTCTATGCGGTGTTGTTTGCAGGCTGGTCGAGCAACAACAAGTTCGCGCTGCTGGGTGCCTTGCGTGCCTCGGCACAGACGGTTTCCTACGAAGTGTTCATGGGCCTGGCGCTGATGGGCATCGTGGTGCAGGTTGGCTCGTTCAACATGCGCGACATCGTTGAGTACCAGGCGCAGAACCTGTGGTTCATCATTCCGCAGATCTTCGGTTTCCTGACCTTCTTCATCGCAGGCGTGGCCGTGACTCACCGTCACCCCTTCGACCAGCCAGAAGCAGAACAGGAACTGGCCGATGGTTACCACATTGAATACGCCGGCATGAAGTGGGGCATGTTCTTCGTTGGTGAGTACATCGGGATCGTGTTGATCTCGGCGTTGCTGGTGACTTTGTTCTTCGGTGGCTGGCACGGGCCTTTCGGCATTCTGCCGCAGATCCCGTTTATCTGGTTCGCCCTGAAGACCGCGTTTTTCATCATGATCTTCATCCTGCTGCGCGCTTCTATTCCGCGCCCACGGTATGACCAAGTGATGGACTTCAGCTGGAAGTTCTGCCTGCCGCTGACCCTGATCAATTTGCTGGTGACCGCCGCAGTCGTGTTGTTGAACACGCCCGCCGGCGCGGTTCAGTGA
- the nuoG gene encoding NADH-quinone oxidoreductase subunit NuoG codes for MATIHVDGKDLEVDGADNLLQACLSLGLDIPYFCWHPALGSVGACRQCAVKQYTDENDKRGRIVMSCMTPATDGSWISIDDEEAKVFRASVVEWLMTNHPHDCPVCEEGGHCHLQDMTVMTGHNERRYRFTKRTHQNQQLGPFISHEMNRCIACYRCVRFYKDYAGGTDLGVFGAHDNVYFGRVEDGVLESEFSGNLTEVCPTGVFTDKTHSERYNRKWDMQFSPSICHGCSSGCNISPGERYGELRRIENRFNGSVNQYFLCDRGRFGYGYVNRTDRPRQPLLADGTKLSLDAALDKAADLLRGRNIVGIGSPRASLESNYALRELVGAEHFYSGIEAGELDRIRLVLQVLKDSPLPVPNMREIEDHDAIFVLGEDLTQTAARMALSLRQSVKGKAEEMADGMRVQPWLDAAVKNIGQHALHPLFIASLAETKLDDVAEECVHAAPDDLARIGFAVAHAIDASAPAVAGLDAEALELAQRIANALLAAKRPLIIAGTSLGSKALIEAAGNIAKALHLREKAGSISLIVPEANSLGLAMLGGDSVDAALQAVIDGKADAIVVLENDLFTRVDAVKVNAALDAAKVVIVADHQKTATTDRADLVLPAASFAEGDGTLVSQEGRAQRFFQVFDPTYLDANILVHEGWRWLHALRSTLLNKPVDWTLLDHVTQATAASTPALARIVDAAPSAAFRIKGMKLAREPLRYSGRTAMRANISVHEPRTPQDPDTAFAFSMEGYSGSVEPRQQVPFAWSPGWNSPQAWNKFQDEVGGHIRAGDPGTRLIESEGDSLSWFANIPGAFNPARGTWQVVPFFHLLGSEENSSKAAPVQERIPAAYIALAKSEADRMGVNDGALLSLNVAGVTLRLPLRINEELGSGLVALPAGLAGIPPAIFGLTVDGLQEAAQ; via the coding sequence ATGGCCACTATCCACGTAGACGGCAAAGATCTCGAAGTCGATGGGGCAGACAACCTGTTACAGGCGTGTCTGTCGCTAGGCCTCGATATCCCGTATTTCTGCTGGCACCCTGCCCTGGGCAGTGTTGGCGCTTGCCGCCAATGCGCCGTCAAGCAGTACACCGACGAGAACGACAAGCGTGGTCGTATCGTCATGTCTTGCATGACCCCGGCCACCGACGGTAGCTGGATCTCCATCGACGACGAAGAAGCGAAAGTGTTTCGCGCCAGCGTTGTTGAATGGCTGATGACCAACCACCCGCACGACTGCCCTGTGTGTGAAGAAGGCGGTCACTGCCACCTGCAAGACATGACCGTGATGACCGGCCACAACGAGCGCCGTTATCGCTTCACCAAGCGTACCCACCAGAACCAGCAACTGGGCCCGTTCATTTCCCACGAAATGAACCGCTGCATCGCCTGCTATCGCTGCGTACGCTTCTATAAAGACTACGCAGGCGGCACTGACCTCGGCGTATTCGGCGCCCACGACAACGTGTACTTCGGTCGCGTTGAAGACGGCGTGCTCGAAAGCGAGTTCTCGGGCAACCTCACCGAAGTCTGCCCGACCGGCGTATTCACCGACAAAACCCACTCCGAGCGGTACAACCGCAAGTGGGACATGCAGTTCTCGCCAAGCATCTGCCACGGTTGCTCCAGCGGCTGCAACATCAGCCCGGGCGAGCGCTATGGCGAATTGCGTCGTATCGAAAACCGCTTCAACGGTTCGGTCAACCAGTACTTCCTTTGCGACCGTGGCCGTTTCGGCTATGGCTACGTCAACCGCACAGATCGCCCGCGTCAGCCATTGCTGGCCGACGGCACCAAGCTGAGCCTGGACGCTGCACTGGACAAAGCCGCTGACCTGCTGCGCGGTCGCAACATCGTCGGTATCGGTTCGCCCCGCGCCAGTCTCGAAAGCAACTACGCGTTGCGCGAACTGGTCGGCGCCGAGCATTTCTACTCAGGTATCGAAGCCGGTGAGCTGGACCGCATCCGTCTGGTGCTGCAAGTATTGAAAGACAGCCCGCTGCCAGTGCCGAACATGCGCGAGATCGAAGATCACGATGCCATTTTCGTCCTCGGCGAAGACCTGACCCAGACAGCCGCCCGTATGGCGCTGTCGCTGCGTCAATCGGTCAAGGGCAAGGCCGAAGAAATGGCCGATGGCATGCGCGTACAGCCTTGGCTCGACGCCGCCGTGAAAAACATCGGTCAACACGCCTTGCACCCGCTGTTCATCGCAAGCCTGGCTGAAACCAAGCTTGATGACGTGGCCGAAGAATGCGTCCACGCAGCACCGGACGATCTGGCCCGCATCGGTTTTGCAGTCGCCCACGCCATCGACGCCAGCGCACCTGCCGTTGCCGGTCTGGACGCTGAAGCCCTGGAACTGGCGCAACGCATTGCCAACGCTCTGCTCGCTGCTAAACGTCCGCTGATCATTGCCGGTACTTCCCTGGGCTCCAAAGCCCTGATCGAAGCCGCAGGCAACATCGCCAAAGCACTTCACCTGCGCGAAAAGGCCGGCTCCATCAGCCTCATCGTGCCGGAAGCCAACAGCCTTGGCCTGGCCATGCTGGGCGGCGACTCGGTAGACGCAGCCCTGCAAGCGGTGATCGACGGTAAAGCCGACGCCATCGTGGTGCTGGAAAACGACCTGTTCACCCGCGTTGACGCGGTCAAGGTCAACGCTGCACTGGACGCTGCCAAAGTGGTGATCGTTGCCGACCACCAGAAGACTGCGACCACCGACCGTGCCGATCTGGTACTGCCGGCCGCCAGCTTCGCTGAAGGCGACGGTACTCTGGTCAGCCAGGAAGGCCGCGCCCAGCGCTTCTTCCAAGTGTTCGACCCGACTTACCTGGACGCCAACATTCTGGTTCACGAAGGCTGGCGCTGGTTGCACGCCCTGCGCAGCACCCTGCTGAACAAGCCGGTTGACTGGACCTTGCTCGACCACGTCACGCAAGCCACTGCTGCAAGCACACCTGCACTGGCCCGCATCGTTGATGCCGCGCCGTCTGCTGCGTTCCGCATCAAAGGCATGAAGCTGGCCCGCGAACCGCTGCGTTACAGCGGCCGTACCGCCATGCGCGCCAACATCAGCGTGCACGAGCCTCGCACCCCGCAAGACCCGGACACCGCGTTCGCCTTCTCCATGGAAGGTTACTCGGGCTCCGTCGAACCGCGTCAACAAGTGCCGTTCGCCTGGTCGCCGGGCTGGAACTCGCCACAAGCGTGGAACAAGTTCCAGGACGAAGTCGGTGGTCATATCCGCGCTGGCGACCCGGGCACCCGCCTGATCGAAAGCGAAGGTGATTCGCTGAGCTGGTTCGCCAACATTCCGGGCGCTTTCAACCCGGCACGTGGCACTTGGCAAGTGGTTCCGTTCTTCCACCTGCTGGGCAGCGAAGAGAACTCTTCCAAGGCCGCGCCGGTTCAAGAGCGCATTCCGGCTGCTTACATCGCACTGGCCAAATCGGAAGCCGACCGCATGGGTGTCAATGATGGCGCCCTGCTCAGCCTCAACGTCGCCGGCGTGACCCTGCGTCTGCCGCTGCGTATCAATGAAGAGCTGGGTTCGGGTCTGGTGGCATTGCCTGCAGGGCTTGCCGGTATCCCGCCTGCGATCTTTGGCCTTACCGTTGACGGTTTGCAGGAGGCAGCCCAATGA
- the nuoJ gene encoding NADH-quinone oxidoreductase subunit J, with product MEFAFYFASGVAVVSTLRVITNTNPVHALLYLIISLIAVAMTFFSLGAPFAGVLEVIAYAGAIMVLFVFVVMMLNQGPASVTQERHWLKPGIWIGPSILSAILLAQLLYVLFAHQSGAAIGQTTIDAKAVGISLFGPYLLVVELASMLLLAAAVTAFHLGRTEAKEQ from the coding sequence ATGGAATTCGCTTTCTATTTCGCATCGGGTGTCGCTGTCGTGTCCACGCTACGCGTGATCACCAACACCAACCCTGTGCACGCCCTGCTCTACCTGATTATTTCGCTGATTGCCGTGGCGATGACGTTCTTTAGCCTGGGCGCACCCTTTGCCGGTGTGCTCGAAGTGATCGCTTACGCCGGTGCCATCATGGTGCTGTTTGTGTTCGTGGTGATGATGCTCAACCAGGGCCCAGCCTCGGTGACGCAAGAACGCCATTGGCTAAAACCGGGCATCTGGATCGGGCCGAGCATTTTGTCGGCCATCCTGCTGGCCCAATTGCTGTACGTGCTGTTCGCTCACCAGAGCGGTGCTGCAATCGGCCAAACCACTATTGATGCAAAAGCCGTGGGCATCAGCCTGTTCGGCCCGTATCTGCTGGTGGTCGAACTCGCCTCGATGCTGCTGCTTGCTGCAGCGGTGACGGCGTTCCACTTGGGCCGCACTGAGGCGAAGGAGCAATAA
- the nuoK gene encoding NADH-quinone oxidoreductase subunit NuoK, with product MPGIPLEHGLAVAGILFCLGLVGLMVRRNILFVLMSLEIMMNAAALAFIVAGARWAQPDGQVMFILVITLAAAEASIGLAILLQLYRRFHTLDIDAASEMRG from the coding sequence ATGCCAGGAATACCTCTCGAACATGGTCTCGCGGTAGCGGGCATCCTGTTCTGCCTCGGTCTGGTTGGCCTGATGGTACGTCGCAACATTCTCTTCGTATTGATGAGTCTGGAAATCATGATGAACGCCGCTGCACTGGCCTTCATCGTTGCCGGTGCACGCTGGGCGCAGCCGGATGGACAAGTGATGTTCATCCTGGTGATCACCCTGGCAGCCGCTGAGGCCAGTATTGGCCTGGCGATCCTGCTGCAGCTGTATCGCCGCTTCCATACGCTTGATATCGATGCTGCCAGTGAGATGCGCGGATGA
- the nuoM gene encoding NADH-quinone oxidoreductase subunit M — MILPWLILIPFIGGLLCWLGERFGSTLPRWIALLTMSLELALGLWLWSQGNYSFAPAPGADPTWALEFQHTWIARFGISVHLALDGLSLLMILLTGLLGVLSVLCSWKEIQRHVGFFHLNLMWILGGVVGVFLAIDLFMFFFFWEMMLVPMYFLIALWGHSSSDGKKTRIYAATKFFIFTQASGLIMLVAILGLVLVNFNNTGVITFSYAELLKTKMSLTTEYILMLGFFIAFAVKLPVVPFHSWLPDAHAQAPTAGSVDLAGILLKTAAYGLLRFALPLFPNASAEFAPIAMALGLIGIFYGAFLAFAQTDIKRLIAFSSVSHMGFVLIGIYSGSQLALQGAVIQMLAHGVSAAALFILSGQLYERLHTRDMREMGGLWSKIAYLPAISLFFAAASLGLPGTGNFVGEFLILIGSFASFPWITAIATTGLVFGSVYSLIMIHRAYFGPSKSDAVLAGMDARELIMVLGLAVLLVFIGVYPQPFLDTSAATMHGVQQWLGTAFTQLASAR, encoded by the coding sequence ATGATTCTGCCTTGGCTAATCCTGATCCCCTTTATCGGCGGCCTCCTGTGCTGGCTGGGTGAGCGTTTCGGCTCCACCCTGCCCCGCTGGATTGCATTGCTGACCATGTCCCTTGAGCTTGCCCTCGGCCTTTGGCTGTGGTCCCAGGGGAACTACTCATTTGCACCGGCGCCTGGCGCCGATCCGACCTGGGCCCTTGAGTTCCAGCACACCTGGATCGCACGCTTCGGTATCAGCGTGCACCTGGCGCTGGACGGCCTGTCGCTGCTGATGATCCTGCTGACCGGCTTGCTCGGTGTGCTGTCGGTTCTGTGTTCCTGGAAAGAAATTCAGCGTCACGTGGGCTTCTTCCACCTGAACCTGATGTGGATCCTGGGCGGTGTGGTTGGCGTGTTCCTGGCCATCGACCTGTTCATGTTCTTCTTCTTCTGGGAAATGATGCTGGTGCCGATGTACTTCCTCATCGCGCTCTGGGGTCACAGCTCATCGGACGGCAAGAAAACCCGTATCTACGCCGCCACCAAGTTCTTCATCTTCACTCAGGCTTCCGGCCTGATCATGCTGGTGGCGATCCTGGGTCTGGTGCTGGTCAACTTCAACAACACTGGCGTGATTACCTTCAGCTACGCCGAGTTGCTGAAAACCAAGATGTCGCTCACCACTGAGTACATCCTGATGCTGGGCTTCTTCATTGCGTTTGCCGTGAAGCTGCCAGTTGTACCGTTCCACTCCTGGTTGCCGGATGCTCACGCACAGGCGCCAACAGCAGGTTCGGTCGATCTGGCCGGTATCCTGTTGAAGACTGCTGCGTATGGTCTGCTGCGTTTCGCCTTGCCGCTGTTCCCGAATGCCTCGGCCGAGTTTGCGCCGATTGCCATGGCCCTGGGCCTGATCGGGATTTTCTACGGTGCTTTCCTGGCCTTCGCACAAACCGATATCAAGCGTCTGATCGCGTTCTCCAGCGTTTCGCACATGGGCTTCGTACTGATCGGTATCTACTCCGGCAGCCAGCTTGCCCTGCAAGGCGCAGTGATCCAGATGCTGGCTCACGGTGTTTCGGCAGCGGCGCTGTTTATCCTCAGCGGCCAACTGTACGAGCGTCTGCATACCCGTGACATGCGTGAGATGGGTGGCTTGTGGTCGAAGATCGCTTACCTGCCGGCCATCAGCCTGTTCTTCGCGGCCGCGTCCCTGGGCTTGCCGGGTACCGGTAACTTTGTCGGTGAGTTCCTGATCCTGATTGGCTCGTTCGCCAGCTTCCCATGGATCACGGCCATTGCAACAACCGGTCTGGTGTTTGGTTCGGTCTACTCGCTGATCATGATTCACCGTGCCTATTTCGGCCCATCCAAGTCGGACGCTGTACTGGCCGGCATGGACGCACGTGAACTGATCATGGTGCTCGGTCTGGCGGTACTGCTGGTGTTCATCGGCGTGTACCCACAACCGTTCCTCGATACCTCGGCTGCCACCATGCATGGCGTGCAGCAATGGCTCGGCACCGCCTTCACTCAACTCGCTTCGGCCCGGTAA
- the nuoI gene encoding NADH-quinone oxidoreductase subunit NuoI yields the protein MFKYLFDIVHGTYTQLRSLVMVFGHAFRKRDTLQYPEEPVYLPPRYRGRIVLTRDPDGEERCVACNLCAVACPVGCISLQKAETEDGRWYPEFFRINFSRCIFCGLCEEACPTTAIQLTPDFEMAEFKRQDLVYEKEDLLISGPGKNPDYNFYRVAGMAVEGKPKGAAQNEAEPINVKSLLP from the coding sequence ATGTTCAAGTACCTGTTTGACATCGTGCATGGCACCTACACCCAGCTTCGCAGCTTGGTGATGGTGTTTGGCCATGCCTTCCGCAAGCGTGACACGCTGCAATACCCGGAAGAACCGGTCTACCTGCCACCACGCTACCGTGGCCGGATTGTCCTGACCCGCGACCCGGACGGCGAAGAGCGTTGTGTAGCCTGTAACCTGTGCGCCGTAGCGTGCCCGGTAGGCTGCATCTCGCTGCAAAAAGCCGAAACCGAAGATGGTCGCTGGTACCCGGAGTTCTTCCGCATCAACTTCTCACGCTGCATTTTTTGCGGTCTGTGTGAGGAAGCCTGCCCGACCACCGCGATCCAGCTGACACCGGATTTCGAGATGGCCGAGTTCAAACGTCAGGATCTGGTGTACGAGAAAGAAGATCTGCTGATCTCCGGTCCCGGTAAGAACCCTGATTACAACTTCTATCGTGTTGCGGGTATGGCCGTTGAAGGCAAGCCGAAAGGCGCTGCCCAGAACGAAGCCGAGCCGATCAACGTGAAGAGCTTGCTGCCTTAA
- the nuoL gene encoding NADH-quinone oxidoreductase subunit L, translating into MNLLFLTFVFPLIGFLLLSFSRGRFSENLSAVIGVGSIGLSAIVAAYVIWQFNVAPPPGGEYTQVLWQWMSVEGFKPNFALHLDGLSVTMLGVVVGVGFLIHVFASWYMRGEDGYSRFFAYTNLFIASMLFLILADNLLFVYFGWEGVGLCSYLLIGFYYSNRNNGNAALKAFIVTRVGDVFLAIGLFILFQQLGTLNIQELLVLAPQKFQAGDFWIVLATLMLLGGAVGKSAQLPLQTWLADAMAGPTPVSALIHAATMVTAGVYLIARTHGLFTLAPDVLHLVGIVGGVTLVLAGFAALVQTDIKRILAYSTMSQIGYMFLALGVGAWDGAIFHLMTHAFFKALLFLASGAVIVACHHEQNIFKMGGLWKKLPLAYASFIVGGAALSALPLLTAGFYSKDEILWEAFASGNNELLYAGLVGAFMTSLYTFRLIFVTFHGEAKTEAHAGHGVTYWLPLSVLIVLSTFIGAMITPPLAGVLPQSVGHAGGEAKHSLEIASGAIALAGILLAALLYLGKRRFVTAVANSGIGRFLSAWWFAAWGFDWLYDKLFVKPYLLICRLLAKDPLDQTLGLIPKMAKAGHNALSRSETGQLRWYAASMAAGAVLVMGAIVLVAV; encoded by the coding sequence ATGAACCTTCTCTTTCTGACTTTCGTATTCCCCCTGATCGGCTTTTTGCTGCTGTCGTTCTCCCGTGGACGCTTCAGCGAAAACCTCTCGGCCGTGATCGGCGTTGGCTCCATTGGCCTGTCGGCCATCGTGGCCGCGTATGTGATCTGGCAATTCAACGTCGCACCGCCGCCAGGTGGTGAGTACACGCAAGTGCTGTGGCAGTGGATGTCGGTGGAAGGCTTCAAGCCCAACTTCGCCCTGCACCTGGACGGCCTGTCGGTCACCATGCTCGGTGTGGTGGTTGGTGTTGGCTTCCTGATCCACGTGTTTGCCTCGTGGTACATGCGCGGTGAAGACGGCTACTCGCGCTTCTTCGCCTATACCAACCTGTTTATCGCCAGCATGCTGTTCCTGATCCTGGCCGATAACCTGTTGTTCGTGTACTTCGGCTGGGAAGGCGTGGGCCTGTGCTCGTACCTGTTGATCGGTTTCTACTACAGCAACCGCAACAACGGCAACGCCGCACTCAAAGCCTTTATCGTGACCCGCGTCGGCGACGTGTTCCTGGCCATCGGCCTGTTCATCCTGTTCCAGCAACTGGGCACGCTGAACATTCAGGAACTGCTGGTTCTGGCACCTCAGAAGTTCCAGGCCGGTGATTTCTGGATCGTGCTGGCAACCCTGATGCTGCTGGGCGGCGCTGTCGGTAAATCTGCGCAACTGCCGCTGCAAACCTGGCTGGCAGACGCGATGGCCGGTCCTACCCCGGTTTCGGCACTGATCCACGCCGCAACCATGGTTACCGCTGGTGTTTACCTGATTGCACGTACCCACGGCCTGTTCACTCTGGCGCCTGACGTGCTGCACCTGGTCGGCATCGTCGGCGGTGTGACCCTGGTGCTGGCCGGTTTCGCGGCACTGGTCCAAACCGACATCAAACGTATCCTTGCCTACTCGACCATGAGCCAGATCGGCTACATGTTCCTGGCATTGGGCGTAGGTGCCTGGGACGGCGCGATCTTCCACCTGATGACACACGCGTTCTTCAAAGCGCTGTTGTTCCTTGCATCGGGTGCGGTAATCGTTGCCTGCCACCACGAGCAGAACATCTTCAAGATGGGCGGCCTGTGGAAAAAACTGCCATTGGCCTACGCCAGCTTTATCGTCGGTGGCGCGGCGCTCTCTGCCTTGCCATTGCTGACGGCCGGTTTCTATTCCAAGGACGAAATTCTTTGGGAAGCCTTCGCCAGCGGTAACAACGAACTGCTGTATGCCGGTCTGGTCGGTGCGTTCATGACCTCGCTGTACACCTTCCGCCTGATCTTCGTCACGTTCCACGGCGAAGCCAAGACTGAAGCCCACGCGGGCCACGGCGTTACCTACTGGCTGCCATTGAGCGTGCTGATCGTACTGTCGACGTTTATCGGCGCAATGATCACCCCGCCACTGGCCGGTGTACTGCCACAAAGCGTTGGCCATGCTGGCGGTGAAGCCAAGCACAGCCTGGAAATCGCCTCGGGTGCCATCGCCCTGGCCGGTATCCTGCTCGCCGCCCTGCTGTACCTGGGCAAGCGTCGCTTTGTAACCGCAGTCGCCAACAGCGGCATCGGTCGCTTCCTGTCGGCCTGGTGGTTCGCTGCCTGGGGCTTCGACTGGCTGTACGACAAACTGTTCGTCAAACCGTACCTGTTGATCTGCCGCTTGCTGGCCAAAGATCCTCTGGACCAGACCCTTGGTCTGATCCCGAAGATGGCCAAGGCCGGGCATAACGCCCTCAGCCGCAGCGAAACCGGTCAACTGCGTTGGTACGCTGCATCCATGGCCGCCGGTGCTGTACTGGTCATGGGCGCCATCGTGTTGGTAGCGGTCTGA
- the nuoN gene encoding NADH-quinone oxidoreductase subunit NuoN produces MEFTIQHFIALAPLLITSLTVVVVMLAIAWRRNHSQTFLLSVAGLNLALLSIFPALKVAPLAVTPLLMMDNFAFLYIGLILAATLACVTLAHAYLGEGGTGYPGNREELYLLMLLAATGGIVLVSAQHLAGLFIGLELLSVPVYGLVAYAFFNKRSLEAGIKYMVLSAAGSAFLLFGMALLYAEAGSLSFSGIGLALAATGVPAPLAQLGLGMMLVGLAFKLSLVPFHLWTPDVYEGAPAPVAAFLATASKVAVFAVMVRLFQITPSATTGVMSDVLTVIAIASILFGNLLALTQNNLKRLLGYSSIAHFGYLLIALVASKGMAMEAIGVYLITYVLTSLGAFGVITLMSSPYKGRDADALYEYRGLFWRRPYLTAVMTVMMLSLAGIPLTAGFIGKFYIIATGVEAHQWWLVGSLILGSAIGVFYYLRVMVTLYLVEPKLHRHDAPLNWEQKAGGVMLLAVSVMVFFLGVYPQPMLELVQHAALSFAG; encoded by the coding sequence ATGGAATTCACGATCCAACACTTTATCGCGCTTGCTCCACTGCTGATTACCAGCCTCACCGTTGTTGTGGTGATGCTGGCAATCGCGTGGCGCCGCAACCACTCACAGACCTTCCTGCTTTCAGTGGCGGGTCTTAACCTGGCCCTGCTGTCGATCTTCCCGGCGTTGAAAGTTGCTCCACTGGCTGTCACCCCGCTGTTGATGATGGACAACTTCGCCTTTCTGTACATCGGGCTGATCCTGGCCGCGACCCTGGCCTGCGTCACCCTGGCTCACGCCTATCTGGGCGAAGGCGGCACGGGCTACCCGGGCAACCGAGAAGAGCTTTACCTGCTGATGCTGCTGGCTGCGACCGGCGGTATCGTGCTGGTCAGCGCACAACACCTGGCCGGTTTGTTTATTGGTCTGGAGCTGCTCTCGGTACCGGTTTACGGCCTGGTGGCGTACGCCTTCTTCAACAAGCGTTCGCTGGAAGCCGGCATCAAGTACATGGTGCTGTCGGCAGCCGGTTCCGCGTTCCTGTTGTTCGGCATGGCCTTGCTGTACGCCGAAGCCGGCAGCCTGAGCTTCAGCGGCATTGGTCTGGCCCTGGCAGCCACTGGCGTACCTGCGCCGCTGGCACAACTGGGCCTGGGCATGATGCTGGTGGGTCTGGCGTTCAAACTGTCGCTGGTACCTTTCCACCTCTGGACTCCGGACGTGTACGAAGGTGCTCCGGCACCGGTTGCTGCGTTCCTGGCTACCGCGTCCAAGGTGGCTGTGTTTGCGGTGATGGTGCGTCTGTTCCAGATCACGCCTTCGGCCACTACCGGGGTGATGAGCGATGTACTGACCGTGATCGCGATTGCCTCGATCCTGTTCGGTAACTTGCTGGCCCTGACCCAGAACAACCTCAAGCGTCTGCTGGGTTACTCGTCCATCGCTCACTTTGGCTACCTGCTGATCGCCCTGGTGGCGAGCAAGGGCATGGCCATGGAAGCGATCGGTGTTTACCTGATCACCTACGTGCTGACCAGCCTGGGTGCATTCGGTGTGATCACCCTGATGTCCTCGCCCTACAAAGGCCGTGACGCCGACGCACTGTACGAGTACCGCGGCCTGTTCTGGCGTCGTCCGTACCTGACGGCCGTGATGACCGTGATGATGCTGTCGCTGGCGGGTATCCCGCTGACCGCCGGCTTTATCGGCAAGTTCTACATCATTGCCACGGGCGTTGAAGCTCACCAATGGTGGCTGGTCGGTTCCCTGATCCTGGGTAGCGCCATCGGCGTGTTCTACTACCTGCGAGTGATGGTGACCCTGTACCTGGTTGAGCCGAAACTGCATCGCCACGATGCTCCGCTGAACTGGGAACAAAAAGCCGGCGGCGTCATGCTACTGGCGGTTTCGGTCATGGTGTTCTTCCTGGGTGTGTACCCGCAGCCAATGCTGGAACTGGTGCAACACGCCGCGCTGAGCTTTGCTGGCTAA